A single window of Xylocopilactobacillus apicola DNA harbors:
- a CDS encoding metalloregulator ArsR/SmtB family transcription factor, translating to MDELDLPSKSELQPIVDVFKTMSDPTRMRIILAVANGPITVSAIANLLDLSSSNVSHQLRLLRQQRLVVGERSDKQIYYRLIDEHVLQIYDLTKTHIEEKNEQAQK from the coding sequence ATGGATGAACTAGATTTACCATCAAAATCAGAGCTTCAGCCGATCGTTGATGTTTTTAAAACGATGAGCGATCCGACCCGGATGAGGATTATTTTGGCAGTCGCTAATGGACCAATTACGGTTTCAGCGATTGCAAATTTGTTGGATTTGTCTTCGTCGAATGTCTCTCATCAGTTACGGTTATTACGTCAGCAGCGTTTGGTTGTCGGAGAAAGATCTGATAAACAGATTTATTATCGTTTGATTGATGAACATGTTTTACAAATTTACGATTTGACAAAGACCCATATCGAAGAAAAGAATGAACAAGCTCAAAAATAA
- a CDS encoding heavy metal translocating P-type ATPase codes for MKLSKPVWAYLIGLVIFFGALFVPENQLIMRNGLFFAAVLLAGYHVTLEGLTDTVEKTKEQKRFIPNIHILMCLAALGSMIIGSFEEAALLILIFAGADFLEEYAENKSRKEITSLLKMAPVEAQRINYDGKMEIVAVSDLSVGDHLQVLNGAQVPTDGTITKGSASINEASISGESIPREKQTGDEVFGGTINGNSTFEMVVTKNSSDTVFAKIIQMVETAQETPTKTATIIQKIEPVYVKTVLLLLPFVLLAGPFLFGWTWEMSFYRMIGFLVAASPCALAASAVPATLSSISNLARNGVLFKGGAYLANLSQLKAIAFDKTGTLTQGEPAVTDSFFDQTIDRKELINVIVALEKQSNHPLAKAIVAGFKPTEKLNGLDCENKIGQGLSASYQGHEYSIGKSENFNQISDSYKIRYKKWSEQGKTVVYLGIDGKVVGAVALMDLPKETAKSAIQYFNHHGVKTVMITGDSKITGQAVAGNLAIEEVVTNVMPDQKVEVIDQLHQEDREVAMVGDGVNDAPALVNADIGVAMGSGTDVAIDVADVVLVKNDLSRLTFAHYLSGKMNWIVIENIIFSLSVVVLLLLLNVLQITNIGWGVALHEGSTLIVTFNSLRLLLVRRPQT; via the coding sequence GCAGCTGTACTTTTGGCAGGATATCACGTTACTTTAGAAGGTTTGACAGATACAGTTGAAAAAACTAAAGAACAGAAACGTTTTATTCCAAACATTCATATTTTGATGTGTTTAGCGGCACTTGGTTCAATGATTATTGGTAGTTTTGAAGAAGCTGCACTATTAATCTTAATTTTCGCTGGCGCAGATTTTCTGGAGGAATACGCTGAAAATAAAAGTCGCAAGGAAATCACTTCTTTACTCAAAATGGCACCTGTAGAGGCACAGAGAATTAATTATGATGGAAAAATGGAAATAGTTGCTGTCAGTGATTTGTCAGTCGGTGACCATCTTCAAGTTTTAAATGGTGCCCAAGTGCCAACTGATGGTACGATCACTAAAGGAAGCGCCAGTATTAACGAAGCTTCGATCAGTGGGGAAAGCATTCCACGCGAAAAGCAAACTGGCGATGAAGTTTTTGGTGGGACGATTAACGGAAATTCAACTTTTGAGATGGTTGTTACCAAAAATAGTTCGGATACAGTTTTTGCCAAAATTATTCAAATGGTTGAAACGGCGCAAGAAACTCCCACTAAAACGGCAACAATTATTCAAAAAATTGAACCAGTTTATGTAAAAACAGTATTACTATTATTACCATTTGTACTTCTTGCCGGTCCGTTTTTATTTGGTTGGACCTGGGAAATGAGTTTTTATCGCATGATTGGCTTTTTAGTTGCGGCGTCTCCTTGTGCCTTGGCTGCGAGTGCGGTTCCAGCAACACTGTCGAGTATTTCTAATTTAGCTCGCAATGGAGTTCTTTTTAAGGGTGGCGCGTATTTAGCCAACCTTTCGCAGTTAAAAGCGATTGCGTTTGATAAGACGGGAACTTTAACTCAAGGTGAACCAGCGGTGACAGATTCCTTTTTTGATCAGACAATTGATCGTAAAGAGTTAATTAATGTGATTGTTGCCTTGGAAAAACAGAGCAATCATCCATTAGCTAAAGCGATTGTGGCTGGTTTTAAACCAACTGAGAAATTAAACGGATTAGATTGTGAGAATAAAATTGGTCAAGGTTTAAGTGCTAGTTATCAAGGACATGAATATTCGATTGGTAAAAGTGAAAATTTTAATCAAATTTCTGATTCGTATAAAATTCGTTATAAGAAGTGGAGCGAACAAGGCAAAACCGTTGTTTATCTTGGAATTGACGGTAAAGTAGTTGGGGCAGTTGCGTTAATGGATTTACCGAAGGAGACTGCCAAGAGTGCGATCCAGTACTTCAATCATCATGGAGTGAAAACAGTGATGATTACAGGTGATTCTAAGATCACGGGTCAAGCCGTTGCTGGTAATTTGGCGATTGAAGAAGTGGTAACTAATGTAATGCCAGATCAAAAAGTAGAAGTAATTGATCAATTACACCAAGAAGATCGAGAAGTTGCGATGGTTGGTGATGGAGTCAATGATGCTCCTGCGTTAGTAAACGCAGATATTGGGGTTGCTATGGGATCTGGGACCGATGTTGCGATTGATGTGGCTGATGTTGTTTTAGTGAAAAATGATTTGTCTCGTCTAACTTTTGCTCACTATCTTTCTGGTAAAATGAACTGGATTGTGATAGAAAATATCATTTTTTCTCTTTCAGTTGTGGTATTATTGTTATTGTTGAATGTTTTACAAATTACTAATATTGGTTGGGGAGTTGCGTTACATGAGGGCAGTACGCTAATTGTAACTTTTAATAGTTTACGTTTGTTGCTGGTTCGGCGTCCCCAAACATAA